The Niallia alba genome includes a window with the following:
- a CDS encoding MarR family winged helix-turn-helix transcriptional regulator, whose product MTVINRTDIDLIIDRYVSINFSVNRKFDQLIRKEIGDVLTTEQHFTMRHINNVGVCTSSELSIVFGVKKSAITPIINRLVEKGWVERTRDEKDRRVIYLTLTSAGKIIFGEMEKKIQSVIESVISKFEHVEIQNFLDTFAKLDRLIEETKE is encoded by the coding sequence GTGACCGTTATTAATCGAACAGATATAGATCTAATCATCGACCGATATGTCAGTATAAATTTTTCGGTTAATCGTAAATTTGATCAGTTAATTAGGAAGGAAATAGGAGATGTTCTTACAACAGAACAGCATTTTACAATGCGTCATATAAACAATGTGGGAGTATGCACATCTTCAGAACTTTCGATCGTCTTCGGTGTGAAGAAAAGCGCCATTACCCCCATTATCAACCGCCTAGTTGAAAAGGGATGGGTAGAAAGAACAAGGGATGAAAAAGATAGACGTGTAATTTATTTAACTTTAACATCAGCAGGAAAAATAATTTTTGGCGAAATGGAGAAAAAAATCCAAAGTGTGATAGAATCTGTCATCTCAAAATTTGAGCATGTTGAAATCCAAAATTTCTTAGATACTTTTGCTAAATTAGATAGACTCATAGAAGAAACTAAGGAATAG
- a CDS encoding hotdog fold thioesterase, with protein sequence MFPNISMKNTLMESLGIKIVEVQKNGVCIASMPVDEKTKQPFGYLHGGASVALAETAASVGAASLIDGQKQVVFGQEINANHIRSVKEGIVTATASVIHQGKSSMVYEIKIVNEKEELICISRCTMSVICLEK encoded by the coding sequence ATGTTTCCAAACATTTCAATGAAAAATACGCTTATGGAAAGCCTAGGAATCAAAATAGTGGAAGTTCAAAAAAATGGGGTGTGTATTGCGTCAATGCCAGTTGATGAAAAAACAAAACAGCCCTTTGGATACCTACATGGCGGAGCTTCAGTAGCTTTAGCAGAAACAGCTGCTAGCGTTGGAGCAGCAAGCCTCATTGATGGGCAAAAACAAGTAGTCTTTGGGCAAGAAATAAACGCAAACCATATTCGGTCGGTAAAAGAAGGTATTGTGACTGCAACTGCTTCAGTTATACATCAAGGAAAATCTAGCATGGTTTACGAGATAAAAATAGTGAATGAGAAAGAGGAACTAATTTGCATCTCACGTTGTACGATGTCGGTAATTTGTTTAGAAAAGTGA
- a CDS encoding glycoside hydrolase family 13 protein yields the protein MTQKWWKEAVAYQIYPRSFMDSNGDGIGDLKGIITKLDYLKELGIDCIWICPMYKSPNDDNGYDISDYQDIMDEFGTMEDFDLLLYEVHQRGMKLIIDLVINHTSDEHKWFLESRSSLNNPKRDWYIWSDGVDGKEPNNWESIFGGSAWKLDETTGQYFMHIFSTRQPDLNWENEEVRKALYDMINWWLDKGIDGFRIDAISHIKKEAGFKDMDNPLGLDYVPSFDKHMNVEGIQPFLEELKNETFAKYDIMTVGEANGVKVEEAELWVGETKGKFNMVFQFEHLDLWDNEKNYGVDVMELKQVLNKWQKGLENKGWNALFIENHDKARSVSTWGNDKEYWKESAKALGMMYFFMQGTPFIYQGQEIGMTNVQFPTIEEYDDVATKNLYKLKREEGVSHKDIMEIIWSTSRDNSRTPMQWSSEEYAGFSKHTPWMGINPNYLDINVESQKKDTDSIYHFYKKMIELKKSGPILTYGTFDLVDEDNKQVFAYTRTLDDKKMVIITNLSAEEAVFENRVVELEHENLLLANYPVEEHEPTTSISLKPYEARLYICK from the coding sequence TTGACACAAAAGTGGTGGAAAGAAGCAGTAGCATATCAGATTTATCCTAGAAGTTTCATGGATTCAAATGGAGATGGAATTGGGGATTTAAAAGGGATTATTACAAAATTAGATTATTTAAAAGAACTAGGTATTGATTGTATTTGGATTTGTCCAATGTATAAATCGCCAAATGATGATAATGGCTATGATATTAGTGACTATCAAGATATTATGGATGAGTTTGGAACGATGGAAGATTTTGATTTGCTTCTTTATGAAGTGCATCAACGAGGAATGAAATTAATTATCGATTTGGTTATTAATCATACAAGTGATGAACATAAGTGGTTTTTAGAATCACGTTCTTCCCTTAATAATCCAAAAAGAGATTGGTATATTTGGAGCGATGGTGTCGATGGAAAAGAGCCTAATAACTGGGAGAGCATATTTGGAGGCTCTGCATGGAAATTAGACGAGACAACGGGACAGTATTTTATGCATATTTTTTCTACGAGACAACCTGATTTAAATTGGGAAAATGAAGAAGTAAGAAAAGCGTTATACGACATGATTAATTGGTGGTTAGACAAAGGGATTGACGGATTCCGAATTGATGCTATTAGTCATATTAAAAAAGAAGCAGGATTTAAGGATATGGATAATCCTTTAGGGTTAGACTACGTTCCTTCCTTTGATAAACATATGAATGTAGAGGGAATTCAACCATTTTTAGAAGAATTAAAGAATGAAACATTTGCGAAGTACGACATTATGACAGTTGGAGAAGCAAATGGAGTAAAGGTTGAAGAAGCAGAGCTATGGGTTGGAGAAACTAAAGGGAAATTTAATATGGTTTTCCAATTTGAGCATTTGGATTTATGGGATAATGAAAAAAATTATGGCGTAGACGTCATGGAGCTAAAACAAGTTTTAAATAAATGGCAGAAAGGTTTAGAAAACAAAGGATGGAATGCTTTGTTTATCGAAAACCATGATAAAGCTAGATCTGTCTCCACATGGGGAAATGACAAGGAATATTGGAAAGAAAGTGCCAAGGCTTTAGGAATGATGTATTTCTTTATGCAGGGAACTCCATTCATTTATCAAGGACAAGAAATTGGCATGACGAATGTTCAATTTCCAACGATCGAGGAATATGATGATGTAGCAACGAAAAATCTTTATAAACTGAAACGTGAAGAAGGCGTCAGCCATAAAGATATAATGGAAATAATTTGGTCCACTAGCCGTGATAATTCCAGAACACCGATGCAATGGTCGAGTGAGGAATATGCCGGATTCTCTAAACACACACCTTGGATGGGAATCAATCCAAATTATTTAGATATAAATGTAGAAAGCCAAAAGAAAGATACGGATTCTATCTATCATTTTTATAAGAAAATGATTGAGTTGAAAAAATCAGGTCCAATTTTGACATATGGAACATTTGATTTAGTTGATGAAGATAATAAACAGGTTTTTGCTTATACTCGTACCTTGGATGATAAAAAGATGGTGATCATTACTAACCTATCAGCAGAAGAGGCAGTATTTGAAAATCGTGTCGTTGAGTTAGAGCATGAAAATTTACTGTTAGCGAACTATCCAGTAGAAGAACATGAGCCAACTACATCGATTTCCTTAAAACCATACGAAGCAAGATTATATATTTGCAAGTAA
- a CDS encoding LacI family DNA-binding transcriptional regulator, whose translation MVVTIKDVGKLANVSPSTVSRVLANHPKISDETKRKVREAMEELGYHPNLQARSLVVKSTKTIGIVMPHSTERVLENPFFPEVLRGISLEARKSKFGIYLTTGASEEEILQEVVEMVQGKRVDGIILLYSKTNDQIMDYLLHNKFPFTVIGRPYQNAERITFVDNDNVFITKQITEHLIQLGHKEIAFIGANMEMVFTIDRLKGFKQALKENGIAYQKELIIYDKELAGRTKEKLTEILNLENRPTALVVSDDFIAIKLISYAEELSISIPENLSIVAFNNISTGKYMKPSLTSVDINIFQLGVEATKCLLDDIKYPNSVTKRITVPAKMVERNSCCKAAE comes from the coding sequence ATGGTAGTAACCATTAAAGATGTTGGTAAATTAGCAAATGTTTCTCCCTCCACAGTTTCAAGAGTACTTGCAAATCATCCTAAAATTAGTGATGAAACAAAGCGCAAAGTTCGAGAAGCAATGGAGGAACTAGGATATCATCCGAACCTACAAGCAAGAAGTTTAGTTGTAAAGAGCACGAAAACCATTGGTATTGTTATGCCACATTCAACGGAAAGAGTGTTAGAAAACCCGTTCTTTCCAGAAGTACTAAGAGGAATTAGTCTAGAGGCAAGAAAAAGCAAGTTTGGGATTTATTTGACAACTGGGGCATCTGAAGAGGAAATACTGCAAGAAGTAGTCGAGATGGTACAGGGAAAAAGAGTAGATGGAATTATTCTTTTATATAGTAAAACCAATGATCAGATTATGGATTATCTGTTACACAATAAATTTCCGTTTACGGTCATAGGTAGACCGTATCAAAATGCTGAAAGAATTACATTTGTTGACAATGATAATGTGTTTATTACAAAACAAATTACCGAGCATTTAATCCAATTAGGCCACAAAGAAATTGCTTTTATTGGCGCAAATATGGAAATGGTTTTTACAATTGACCGTTTGAAAGGTTTTAAACAAGCATTGAAGGAAAATGGAATTGCCTATCAAAAGGAACTGATTATTTATGACAAGGAGCTAGCTGGCCGAACAAAAGAAAAGCTTACTGAGATATTGAATTTAGAGAATCGGCCGACAGCACTTGTTGTCTCTGACGATTTTATAGCTATAAAGTTAATTAGCTATGCCGAGGAACTATCTATATCTATTCCAGAAAATTTGTCCATAGTAGCGTTTAATAATATTTCAACAGGGAAGTATATGAAGCCATCGTTGACAAGTGTTGATATTAATATTTTTCAGCTTGGTGTCGAAGCTACAAAATGCTTACTAGATGATATAAAGTATCCAAATTCGGTAACGAAGCGAATTACAGTGCCGGCGAAAATGGTGGAAAGAAACTCTTGTTGTAAAGCGGCGGAGTAA